The following coding sequences lie in one Sinorhizobium fredii USDA 257 genomic window:
- a CDS encoding ABC transporter substrate-binding protein, whose protein sequence is MKRSLLIGVAALALLAGTAGAADLKFKPGEDSKFNWGSFEEFKKGHDLKGQTLTIFGPWRGEDEALFKSVFAYFVEATGVEVKYSSSENYEQQIVIDTQAGSPPDVAILPQPGLIADLAAKGLLTPLGDETKQWLLDNYAAGQSWVDLSTYNGKDGTAALYAFPYKIDVKSLVWYVPENFEDAGYEVPKTMEELKALTEKIAADGEKPWCIGLGSGGATGWPATDWVEDLMLRTQSPEVYDKWTKNEIPFTDPAVIGALDEFGWFARNDKFVDGGAAAVASTDFRDSPKGLFASPPKCYLHHQASFIPSFFPEGTVVGEDADFFYMPPYESKKELGNPVLGAGTLAMITKDTPAARAFIDFLKTPIAHEVWMAQTSFLTPYKSVNVDVYGNPPLKKQGEILLNATTFRFDGSDLMPGKIGAGALWTGMVDFVGGKSSADVAAGVQKAWDAIK, encoded by the coding sequence GGGGAAGCTTCGAGGAGTTCAAGAAGGGGCATGACCTGAAGGGCCAGACACTGACGATCTTCGGTCCCTGGCGCGGCGAGGACGAGGCTCTGTTCAAGAGCGTTTTTGCCTATTTCGTGGAGGCGACGGGGGTTGAGGTCAAGTATTCCTCCTCAGAGAACTATGAACAGCAGATCGTCATCGACACGCAGGCCGGCAGCCCGCCCGATGTCGCAATCCTTCCGCAACCGGGTCTCATTGCCGACCTCGCCGCGAAGGGCCTCCTGACGCCCCTCGGCGACGAAACCAAGCAATGGCTGCTCGACAATTATGCCGCCGGTCAGTCCTGGGTGGATCTCTCCACCTATAACGGCAAGGACGGCACCGCGGCGCTCTACGCCTTCCCCTACAAGATCGACGTCAAGTCGCTCGTCTGGTACGTGCCGGAAAACTTCGAAGACGCCGGCTACGAAGTGCCGAAGACCATGGAAGAGCTGAAGGCTCTGACCGAGAAGATTGCCGCCGACGGCGAGAAGCCCTGGTGCATCGGTCTCGGCTCGGGCGGCGCGACCGGCTGGCCGGCGACCGACTGGGTCGAAGACCTGATGCTGCGCACGCAGTCACCCGAGGTCTATGACAAGTGGACCAAGAACGAAATTCCCTTCACGGACCCCGCGGTGATCGGCGCGCTCGATGAGTTCGGCTGGTTCGCGCGAAACGACAAGTTCGTCGACGGCGGCGCGGCAGCGGTCGCCTCCACCGATTTCCGCGACAGCCCGAAGGGTCTCTTCGCCTCGCCGCCGAAATGTTATCTGCACCACCAGGCTTCGTTCATCCCGTCCTTCTTCCCCGAAGGCACGGTGGTCGGCGAGGATGCCGACTTCTTCTACATGCCGCCCTATGAAAGCAAGAAGGAGCTTGGCAATCCGGTGCTCGGCGCAGGCACGCTTGCGATGATCACCAAGGATACGCCGGCTGCGCGTGCCTTCATCGACTTCCTGAAGACGCCGATCGCGCACGAGGTCTGGATGGCGCAGACGAGCTTCCTGACGCCCTATAAGAGCGTCAATGTCGACGTCTACGGCAACCCGCCGCTCAAGAAGCAAGGCGAGATCCTGCTCAATGCCACGACCTTCCGCTTCGACGGTTCGGACCTGATGCCCGGCAAGATCGGCGCCGGCGCCCTCTGGACCGGCATGGTCGATTTCGTCGGCGGCAAGTCCTCGGCCGATGTTGCGGCCGGCGTTCAGAAGGCCTGGGACGCCATCAAGTAA
- a CDS encoding VOC family protein: MNVQKIYTALLTADLAAAEGWYTKLLGRGPDYRPMETLVQWELFGQGGVALSTDDEIAGRGVMFLVVDDVAAERRRLQGLGIMLGDDIEGDYSTLAQVRDPDGNLLTLATPPSRPYPPA, from the coding sequence ATGAACGTGCAGAAGATCTACACCGCATTGCTCACCGCAGACCTTGCGGCGGCCGAAGGCTGGTATACGAAGCTGCTTGGGCGTGGACCGGATTATCGGCCGATGGAAACGCTGGTGCAGTGGGAGCTCTTCGGTCAGGGCGGGGTGGCGCTTTCAACCGACGACGAGATCGCCGGCAGGGGCGTGATGTTCCTTGTCGTCGATGATGTCGCGGCCGAGCGCCGCAGGCTGCAGGGCCTGGGGATCATGCTCGGGGACGACATTGAGGGCGATTACTCGACGCTGGCGCAGGTGCGTGATCCCGACGGCAACCTGCTCACGCTGGCGACGCCGCCGTCGCGGCCCTATCCGCCGGCATGA
- a CDS encoding carbohydrate ABC transporter permease produces the protein MNPSTRSPLTWAVHLSVLLLVVLWTMPTAGLLISSLRDKDQLAVSGWWTALATSSRNDVARAPSAENQVERDGRFVISGNLLEGQGGGQVSAFGFSSREPGKFKPGETAELNDGERLTVQADGSFEIVSDKKMEGSRGQRIFYTASTPPRFTIDNYIEVLSAAGIGTSFLNSLTVAIPSTVIPILIAAFAAYALAWMPFPGRAILLAVVVGLLVVPLQMSLIPLLQLYNGVGAFLGVPAKTYLGIWLAHTGFGLPLAIYLLRNYMAGLPREIMESARVDGASDFDIFVKIILPLSFPALASFAIFQFLWTWNDLLVAIVFLGAGEDNLVLTGRLVNLLGSRGGNWEILTASAFITIVVPLIVFFTLQRYLVRGLLAGSVKGG, from the coding sequence ATGAACCCGTCGACGCGCTCCCCGCTCACCTGGGCTGTCCATCTTTCGGTCCTGCTGCTGGTCGTTCTCTGGACCATGCCGACCGCCGGCCTGCTGATCTCCTCGCTGCGCGACAAGGACCAACTCGCGGTCTCCGGCTGGTGGACGGCGCTCGCGACCTCGTCGCGCAACGATGTGGCGCGTGCCCCTTCGGCCGAAAACCAGGTCGAGCGGGACGGCCGGTTCGTGATCTCCGGCAATCTGCTTGAAGGGCAAGGTGGCGGCCAAGTCTCCGCCTTCGGGTTTTCCAGCCGCGAACCGGGGAAGTTCAAGCCCGGCGAGACGGCCGAGCTCAACGACGGCGAGAGGCTGACGGTGCAGGCGGACGGCAGCTTTGAGATCGTCTCTGACAAGAAGATGGAGGGATCGCGCGGCCAGCGCATCTTTTATACCGCCTCCACGCCTCCACGCTTCACGATCGACAACTACATCGAGGTGCTGAGCGCGGCCGGCATCGGCACGTCGTTCCTCAACTCGCTGACGGTCGCGATTCCGTCGACGGTCATACCGATCCTAATCGCGGCCTTTGCTGCCTATGCACTTGCCTGGATGCCTTTCCCGGGCCGCGCCATCCTGCTCGCAGTCGTCGTTGGCCTGCTCGTCGTGCCGCTGCAGATGTCGCTCATTCCGCTGCTGCAGCTCTATAATGGGGTCGGAGCTTTCCTCGGCGTTCCGGCCAAGACCTATCTGGGCATATGGCTCGCCCATACCGGCTTCGGACTGCCGCTGGCGATCTATCTCCTGCGCAACTACATGGCGGGTCTGCCGCGCGAGATCATGGAATCGGCGCGGGTCGATGGCGCCAGCGATTTCGACATCTTCGTCAAGATCATCCTGCCCTTGTCGTTCCCGGCGCTTGCCTCCTTCGCCATCTTCCAGTTCCTCTGGACCTGGAACGACCTGCTCGTTGCCATCGTCTTCCTCGGTGCGGGGGAGGACAACCTGGTGCTGACCGGGCGTCTGGTCAATCTCCTCGGCTCACGCGGCGGCAACTGGGAAATCCTCACCGCTTCGGCCTTCATCACCATCGTCGTTCCGCTGATCGTCTTCTTTACCCTGCAACGCTACCTCGTTCGCGGCCTGCTCGCGGGATCGGTCAAGGGCGGCTGA
- a CDS encoding ABC transporter ATP-binding protein has translation MTGLLLKDIRKSYGAVDVIHGINLDIKQGEFVVFVGPSGCGKSTLLRMIAGLEEITGGDMYIDGERVNEVPPSQRGIAMVFQSYALYPHMTVYDNMAFGMRIAKESKEEIDRRVRAAAEMLQLTKYLDRLPKALSGGQRQRVAIGRAICRNPKVFLFDEPLSNLDAALRVATRIEIAKLSERMADTTMIYVTHDQVEAMTLADRIVVLSLGHIEQVGAPLELYERPANLFVARFIGSPAMNVIPSTITATGAQTTVTLAGGKSVTLDIPTNASEAGKKASFGVRPEDLQATEGQDFLFEGTIAIVEALGEVTLLYIEGLVENEPIIAKIPGILKVGRGDKVRFTADKAKLHLFDADGRSYRV, from the coding sequence ATGACGGGTCTGCTGCTAAAAGATATCCGCAAGTCCTACGGGGCGGTCGATGTCATTCACGGCATCAATCTCGACATCAAGCAGGGCGAGTTCGTCGTCTTCGTCGGGCCGTCCGGCTGCGGGAAATCGACGCTGCTCAGGATGATCGCCGGACTCGAGGAGATCACCGGCGGCGACATGTATATCGACGGCGAGCGGGTCAACGAGGTGCCGCCGTCGCAGCGCGGCATCGCCATGGTGTTCCAGTCCTATGCGCTCTACCCGCATATGACCGTTTACGACAACATGGCCTTCGGCATGCGGATCGCCAAGGAATCGAAGGAGGAGATCGATCGCCGCGTTCGCGCGGCCGCGGAGATGCTCCAACTCACCAAGTATCTCGACCGACTCCCCAAGGCGCTTTCCGGCGGGCAACGCCAGCGGGTGGCGATCGGCCGGGCGATCTGCCGTAACCCGAAGGTCTTCCTCTTCGATGAACCGCTTTCCAACCTCGATGCGGCGCTGCGCGTCGCCACCCGTATCGAGATCGCCAAGCTCAGCGAGCGGATGGCCGATACGACGATGATTTACGTCACCCACGACCAGGTAGAGGCGATGACGCTCGCCGACCGCATCGTGGTGCTGTCTCTCGGACATATCGAGCAGGTCGGTGCGCCGCTCGAACTCTACGAGCGTCCGGCAAACCTCTTCGTCGCCCGCTTCATCGGCTCGCCGGCCATGAACGTCATTCCCTCGACGATCACGGCGACTGGCGCCCAGACGACGGTAACCCTTGCCGGCGGCAAGTCCGTCACGCTCGACATCCCGACCAACGCGTCGGAAGCCGGCAAGAAGGCGAGCTTCGGCGTGCGGCCGGAAGACCTGCAGGCGACAGAGGGACAGGACTTCCTCTTCGAGGGAACGATCGCGATCGTCGAAGCGCTTGGCGAAGTGACGCTGCTCTATATCGAGGGCCTCGTCGAGAACGAGCCGATCATCGCCAAAATACCCGGCATCCTCAAGGTCGGCCGCGGTGACAAGGTGCGGTTCACCGCCGACAAGGCCAAGCTTCACCTCTTCGACGCGGATGGGCGCAGCTATCGCGTCTAG
- the bglA gene encoding beta-galactosidase BglA — protein sequence MNMTETSKAVLAADKDWWRGAVIYQIYPRSFQDTNGDGIGDLKGISARLPHVAALGADAIWISPFFTSPMRDFGYDVSNYTDVDPIFGTLKDFDQLIAEAHRLGLRVMIDLVLSHTSDQHPWFVESRSSRSNGKADWYVWADSKPDGTPPNNWLSIFGGSAWAWDPTRLQYYLHNFLTSQPDLNLHNAQVQEALLAVERFWLERGVDGFRLDTINFYFHDRELRDNPALAPARRNASTAPAVNPYNYQEHIYDKNRPENLDFLRRFRAVMEEFPAIAAVGEVGDSQRGLEIAGEYTSGGDKVQMCYAFEFLAPDALTPERIAEVLRDFQKVAPEGWACWAFANHDVVRHVSRWGTGVADHVGHAKLLASLLMSLRGSVCIYQGEELALPEAELAYEDLQDPYGIQFWPDFKGRDGCRTPMVWESLPDGGFSSAKSWLPIPEAHLPQAVAVQEGDPASVLEHYRRFLHFRKAYPAFAKGDIEFVETRAPLLGFIRTHGNERLFCLFNMSEEPAAADLPEGAIEPLEGHGFISDIRDNKISLPAWGAFFARLA from the coding sequence ATGAACATGACCGAAACGAGCAAGGCCGTTCTCGCAGCCGACAAGGACTGGTGGCGTGGCGCGGTGATCTACCAGATCTATCCGCGCTCCTTCCAGGATACCAATGGCGATGGCATCGGCGATTTGAAGGGCATTTCCGCCCGGCTGCCGCATGTGGCGGCGCTCGGCGCCGACGCTATCTGGATATCGCCCTTCTTCACCTCGCCCATGCGCGATTTCGGTTACGATGTCTCCAACTACACGGATGTCGACCCGATCTTCGGCACGCTCAAGGATTTCGATCAGTTGATCGCAGAAGCCCATCGTCTGGGCCTTCGCGTGATGATCGACCTCGTCCTGTCGCACACCTCCGACCAGCATCCCTGGTTTGTCGAGAGCCGCTCCAGCCGCAGCAATGGCAAGGCCGACTGGTATGTCTGGGCTGATTCCAAGCCGGATGGCACGCCGCCGAACAACTGGCTGTCGATCTTCGGCGGCTCCGCCTGGGCCTGGGACCCGACGCGGCTGCAGTATTACCTGCACAACTTCCTGACGTCCCAGCCCGATCTCAACCTGCACAATGCGCAGGTCCAGGAAGCGCTTCTCGCCGTCGAGCGTTTCTGGCTGGAGCGGGGCGTCGACGGCTTCCGCCTCGATACCATCAACTTCTACTTTCATGACAGGGAGCTGCGCGACAACCCGGCGCTGGCGCCGGCGCGCCGCAACGCTTCGACCGCGCCTGCCGTCAATCCGTACAATTATCAGGAACATATCTACGACAAGAACCGGCCGGAGAACCTGGACTTCCTGAGGCGCTTCCGTGCCGTCATGGAGGAATTTCCGGCAATCGCGGCCGTCGGCGAGGTTGGGGACAGCCAGCGCGGCCTCGAGATCGCCGGCGAATACACCTCGGGCGGCGACAAGGTGCAGATGTGCTACGCCTTCGAGTTCCTGGCGCCTGATGCGCTGACGCCGGAGCGGATTGCCGAGGTATTGCGCGATTTCCAAAAGGTCGCACCGGAAGGCTGGGCCTGCTGGGCCTTCGCTAACCACGATGTCGTGCGCCATGTCAGCCGCTGGGGCACCGGTGTTGCCGACCACGTCGGCCACGCCAAGCTGCTTGCGAGCCTTCTGATGTCGCTGCGCGGCTCGGTCTGCATCTATCAGGGTGAGGAACTGGCGTTGCCGGAAGCGGAACTTGCCTACGAGGACCTTCAGGATCCCTACGGCATTCAGTTCTGGCCCGATTTCAAGGGCCGCGACGGCTGCCGGACGCCGATGGTGTGGGAGAGCCTGCCGGATGGCGGCTTCAGCAGCGCCAAGTCGTGGCTGCCGATTCCGGAAGCACACCTTCCGCAAGCTGTTGCCGTCCAGGAAGGCGATCCGGCCTCGGTGCTCGAGCACTATCGCCGTTTTCTGCATTTCAGGAAGGCCTATCCGGCCTTCGCCAAGGGCGACATTGAATTCGTCGAGACGCGAGCTCCGCTGCTCGGCTTCATCAGGACGCATGGCAACGAGAGGCTCTTCTGCCTCTTCAATATGAGCGAGGAGCCCGCCGCCGCGGATTTGCCGGAAGGCGCGATCGAGCCGCTCGAGGGTCACGGCTTCATCTCTGATATAAGGGACAACAAGATCAGTCTTCCGGCCTGGGGCGCGTTCTTCGCGCGCCTGGCCTAG
- a CDS encoding carbohydrate ABC transporter permease, with translation MQLLAAILTMIAGVLACAAYFWATSLILDWIFPSKGLSGAAASRNLRITNAIRPWLFLAPALFALTIYLIYPVVQSVWLSFHDRGGQNFVGARNYNWMITDGEFRQSIFNNFLWLLVVPALSTFFGLIIAALTDRIWWGNIAKTLIFMPMAISFVGAAVIWKFIYDYRAEGSEQIGLLNAIVVAFGAAPQAWITLPFWNNFFLMVILVWIQTGFAMVILSAALRGIPEETIEAAVIDGANGWQIFFKIMVPQIWGTIAVVWTTITILVLKVFDIVLAMTNGQWQSQVLANLMFDWMFRGGGDFGRGAAIAVVIMILVIPIMIWNIRNATKEAGGH, from the coding sequence ATGCAGCTGCTCGCTGCCATTCTGACGATGATAGCCGGTGTCCTGGCTTGCGCGGCCTACTTCTGGGCCACCAGTCTCATTCTTGATTGGATTTTTCCGTCGAAGGGGCTGTCGGGTGCCGCCGCCTCCCGCAACCTGCGGATCACCAACGCCATCCGGCCCTGGCTGTTCCTGGCCCCGGCTTTGTTCGCTCTGACGATCTATCTCATCTATCCGGTGGTCCAATCGGTGTGGTTGAGCTTCCATGACAGGGGCGGACAGAATTTCGTCGGCGCGCGCAACTACAACTGGATGATCACTGACGGCGAATTCCGCCAGTCGATCTTCAACAATTTCCTCTGGCTGCTGGTCGTTCCGGCGCTCTCGACCTTCTTCGGCCTGATCATCGCGGCCCTGACGGATCGCATCTGGTGGGGCAATATCGCCAAGACGCTGATCTTCATGCCGATGGCGATCTCGTTCGTCGGCGCGGCGGTCATCTGGAAGTTCATCTACGATTACCGGGCCGAAGGCTCCGAGCAGATCGGTCTTCTGAACGCAATCGTCGTCGCCTTCGGGGCCGCGCCGCAAGCCTGGATCACCCTGCCTTTCTGGAACAATTTCTTCCTGATGGTCATCCTCGTCTGGATCCAGACAGGCTTTGCCATGGTCATCCTCTCCGCGGCGTTGCGCGGCATTCCGGAGGAAACGATCGAGGCGGCCGTCATCGACGGCGCCAATGGCTGGCAAATCTTCTTCAAGATCATGGTGCCGCAGATCTGGGGCACGATCGCGGTCGTCTGGACGACCATCACCATCCTGGTGCTGAAGGTCTTCGATATCGTGCTCGCGATGACGAACGGCCAATGGCAGAGCCAGGTACTCGCCAACCTGATGTTCGACTGGATGTTCCGCGGCGGCGGGGATTTCGGCCGCGGCGCCGCGATCGCCGTCGTCATCATGATCCTCGTCATCCCCATCATGATCTGGAACATCCGCAACGCCACCAAGGAAGCGGGAGGCCACTGA
- a CDS encoding GFA family protein: MQRPYRLSCHCREIAIEVDAELSRLVECNCSTCRRSGFLHWKVDAAAIRLVTEKRRMSTYIWRGITEGHHFCPTCGTAIMRSGYPGGRVSLNARCVEGVDVFTLDVERYDGRNDMPPGPQP, translated from the coding sequence ATGCAACGACCCTATCGCCTGTCCTGTCACTGCCGCGAAATCGCGATCGAGGTCGATGCTGAACTTTCGCGGCTGGTCGAGTGCAACTGTTCGACCTGCCGGCGCTCGGGCTTTCTTCATTGGAAGGTGGATGCCGCGGCTATCCGGCTCGTCACCGAAAAGCGTCGGATGTCGACCTATATCTGGCGCGGCATCACCGAGGGCCATCATTTTTGCCCGACATGCGGCACCGCGATCATGCGCAGCGGCTATCCAGGCGGCCGTGTTTCGCTCAATGCCAGGTGCGTCGAGGGCGTCGATGTGTTCACGCTCGACGTCGAGCGCTATGACGGCCGGAACGACATGCCACCCGGGCCGCAGCCATAG